From the genome of Bacteroidetes bacterium SB0662_bin_6, one region includes:
- a CDS encoding S9 family peptidase, translated as MPHDYSSPRILRFSLSFVFLLAAATTDVAAQEGADGYRTPAAELAALVDAPATPGVSLSPDESVMLLTMRPSLPSIAEVSAPELRIAGLRINPRTNGPSRARPSNG; from the coding sequence ATGCCACACGATTACAGCAGCCCCCGAATCCTTCGATTCTCCCTCTCCTTCGTGTTCCTCCTCGCCGCGGCCACCACGGATGTCGCCGCGCAGGAAGGTGCGGACGGATACCGGACCCCGGCCGCCGAACTCGCCGCGCTCGTCGATGCCCCGGCGACCCCGGGGGTCAGCCTGAGTCCCGACGAGTCGGTGATGCTGCTCACGATGCGGCCCAGCCTGCCGTCGATCGCCGAAGTCTCGGCGCCGGAACTGCGGATCGCCGGACTGCGCATCAACCCGCGCACGAACGGCCCCAGCCGCGCGCGGCCCTCGAACGGTC
- a CDS encoding cobalamin-binding protein: MANRIITLIASATEIVCALGFEDQLVGRSHECDYPRSTASLPVCSSSKIEVKANSKSIDDQVRAIVADGLSVYRVDAELLDRLAPTVIITQTQCEVCAVSLKDVEKAVCELVGSQPRIVSLEPMSLSDVWKDIRIVASDLGDPARGDDLVARLTDRLEALRAETASAESRPSIACIEWIDPLMSAGNWVPELVECAGGENLFGEPGKHSGYFNIEQLAEADPDVIAIMPCGFGIERSFREMAPLAAHPVWRELSAVKQGRVVMTDGNHFFNRPGPRMVESAEILAEFLHPGRFDFGHRGSGWRYWNGQEHH, from the coding sequence ATGGCAAATCGCATCATAACCCTCATCGCCAGCGCCACGGAAATCGTGTGCGCCCTGGGCTTCGAGGATCAGCTCGTGGGCCGGTCCCACGAATGCGATTATCCGCGCTCCACCGCCTCGCTCCCGGTCTGTTCGAGCTCGAAAATCGAGGTAAAAGCCAACAGCAAGTCCATCGACGATCAGGTACGGGCGATCGTGGCCGACGGCCTGTCCGTGTACCGTGTGGACGCCGAACTCCTCGACCGCCTCGCACCGACCGTCATCATTACGCAGACCCAGTGCGAAGTCTGCGCCGTGAGCCTGAAGGATGTGGAAAAGGCGGTGTGCGAACTCGTGGGCTCGCAGCCCCGGATCGTATCCCTCGAACCCATGTCCCTGAGCGATGTGTGGAAGGACATACGGATCGTCGCGTCGGACCTCGGCGATCCGGCGCGGGGAGACGATCTCGTGGCGCGCCTCACGGACCGGCTTGAAGCGCTTCGCGCGGAAACGGCCTCGGCCGAAAGCCGCCCTTCCATCGCATGCATCGAATGGATCGACCCCCTGATGAGCGCGGGCAACTGGGTGCCGGAACTGGTCGAATGCGCGGGCGGCGAAAACCTCTTTGGCGAGCCCGGCAAACATTCCGGATATTTCAATATCGAACAACTTGCCGAAGCCGATCCGGACGTGATCGCCATCATGCCGTGCGGCTTCGGTATCGAGCGGTCCTTCCGGGAAATGGCGCCGCTGGCGGCGCACCCGGTATGGCGGGAACTGTCCGCTGTCAAACAGGGGCGCGTGGTCATGACGGACGGGAATCACTTCTTCAATCGCCCCGGACCCCGCATGGTGGAATCGGCCGAGATTCTGGCGGAGTTCCTGCATCCGGGGCGTTTCGACTTCGGACACCGCGGAAGCGGGTGGAGATACTGGAATGGCCAGGAACACCACTGA
- the hflX gene encoding GTPase HflX, which produces MHEHKLPETETAVLVGVVTPDSSRWDVNDSLDELAELASTAGAVVTDRMTQSLSRVNPTTYIGKGKVTELKSLIGARGSDLVIFDDDLSPVQVRNLEKALDCKLVDRSALILDIFATRARSAAAQTQVELAQLDYLRTRLTRHWTHLSRQKGGIGTKGPGETQIETDRRLIGNRMAVLKERLEKIDRQRTIQRKGRKGFTRVALVGYTNAGKSTLMNVLADAEVFAEDRLFATLDATTRNVQLGANGQVLLSDTVGFIRKLPHNLIESFKSTLDEVRESDVLLHVIDMTHPRYEDHIDVVRATLGELGVADKPLLPVFNKVDRLEEPELLGALRSRFPEAAFVSALRGIGLGDLKERLLAVIERDFVERTAYVPLAEWQMIARIHREAEVVAEEYLYARNGEPAEEEASGDPIPVARLRFRCPRQFERDIRPVLKRFDGLRICAQE; this is translated from the coding sequence TTGCACGAACACAAACTTCCCGAAACCGAAACGGCGGTGCTTGTGGGCGTTGTGACGCCCGACTCCTCTCGATGGGACGTCAACGACTCGCTCGACGAACTGGCCGAACTGGCTTCCACAGCCGGCGCCGTGGTTACCGATCGGATGACGCAGTCCCTCTCCAGGGTGAATCCGACGACGTACATCGGGAAGGGCAAGGTCACTGAATTGAAGAGTCTGATCGGGGCCCGGGGCAGCGATCTCGTCATTTTCGACGACGATTTGTCCCCGGTGCAGGTTCGCAACCTGGAAAAGGCGCTCGACTGCAAGCTGGTCGACCGCTCGGCGCTGATTCTGGATATTTTCGCTACGAGGGCCCGCTCGGCGGCCGCGCAGACGCAGGTCGAACTGGCGCAGCTCGATTATCTCAGAACGCGCCTTACACGGCACTGGACCCACCTTTCCCGCCAGAAGGGCGGCATCGGCACGAAAGGGCCGGGGGAAACGCAGATCGAAACCGACCGCCGGCTCATCGGGAACCGTATGGCCGTTCTCAAGGAGCGGCTGGAGAAGATCGACCGGCAGCGCACCATCCAGCGCAAGGGACGCAAAGGGTTTACCCGCGTGGCGCTGGTCGGGTACACGAATGCAGGCAAGTCCACGCTGATGAATGTGCTGGCCGACGCCGAGGTGTTCGCCGAGGACCGTCTCTTCGCCACGCTCGACGCCACCACGCGAAATGTTCAACTGGGCGCCAACGGGCAGGTGCTGCTTTCCGACACGGTCGGATTCATCCGCAAACTGCCCCACAACCTGATCGAGAGTTTCAAGAGCACCCTCGACGAGGTTCGCGAGAGCGACGTGCTGCTGCATGTGATCGACATGACGCATCCCCGGTACGAGGATCATATCGACGTGGTGCGCGCCACGCTGGGCGAACTGGGCGTGGCGGACAAGCCGCTCCTGCCCGTATTCAACAAGGTGGACCGGCTGGAAGAGCCGGAGCTCCTCGGCGCGCTCCGGTCCCGTTTTCCCGAGGCGGCTTTCGTGTCGGCGCTGCGCGGGATCGGCCTCGGTGATCTGAAGGAGCGCCTGCTGGCCGTGATCGAGCGCGATTTCGTGGAGCGGACCGCGTACGTTCCCCTTGCCGAGTGGCAAATGATCGCGCGTATTCACCGGGAAGCGGAGGTGGTGGCCGAAGAGTATCTGTACGCCCGAAACGGGGAGCCCGCAGAAGAGGAAGCGTCCGGGGATCCGATCCCTGTCGCCCGGCTGCGTTTCCGGTGTCCCCGGCAGTTCGAGCGGGATATTCGTCCGGTCCTGAAACGGTTCGACGGGTTGCGGATCTGCGCCCAGGAGTGA
- a CDS encoding DUF3500 domain-containing protein produces the protein MLRNPSRMLVLAFLVLAVSVAAYSETAGNSGNHPDPNKEAPQPPGAVSNHAKTAEVVAAVEALYATLDEDLLEQVKYDLDDEKRRNWSNLPANITDFERNGIRMGDLNEEQRASVFAVLETSLSTEGFEKVRRIVRADEILAQSSPRAARFGWTEDNYWFAVFGAPSVTEAWSWQFGGHHLAVNVTIDEGRMFLSPTFLGVEPATFEDGGETFAPLQAELEGGLALVQALDETQQAAAIVTDRPREVYAGAGRDGVVPPTEGALAGEWSSVQQDMLVELIDLWVGMLPETEAEARHAEIAPDLHETRFAWHGPVDGSGSVYYRIQGPRLLIEFSTQGNIGDDAGHNHSVYRDPTREYGGTL, from the coding sequence ATGCTCCGTAACCCGTCACGCATGCTCGTCCTTGCATTTCTTGTACTGGCCGTCTCGGTCGCGGCGTACAGTGAAACGGCAGGGAACTCCGGAAACCATCCCGATCCGAACAAAGAGGCGCCGCAGCCCCCAGGCGCCGTTTCGAACCACGCCAAGACGGCGGAAGTGGTTGCTGCGGTCGAAGCGCTGTACGCTACGCTCGACGAGGACCTGCTGGAGCAAGTGAAGTACGATCTGGACGACGAAAAACGCCGGAACTGGTCGAATCTGCCCGCGAACATTACCGACTTCGAGCGAAACGGCATCCGCATGGGCGACCTGAACGAAGAGCAACGGGCCTCGGTGTTTGCCGTGCTGGAGACGTCCCTGAGCACGGAAGGCTTCGAAAAAGTGCGCCGGATCGTGCGGGCGGACGAAATCCTGGCGCAATCGTCCCCCCGTGCAGCCCGGTTCGGCTGGACGGAAGACAATTACTGGTTCGCCGTGTTCGGCGCACCCTCCGTCACGGAAGCGTGGTCATGGCAATTCGGAGGGCATCACCTTGCCGTGAACGTGACGATCGACGAAGGGCGGATGTTCTTGAGCCCCACGTTTCTTGGCGTGGAGCCGGCCACGTTCGAGGACGGCGGCGAAACCTTCGCGCCCCTGCAAGCGGAACTCGAGGGAGGACTGGCCTTGGTGCAGGCGCTGGACGAGACACAGCAAGCCGCCGCCATAGTAACCGATCGCCCGAGAGAGGTGTATGCCGGGGCGGGTCGGGACGGGGTTGTCCCGCCCACGGAAGGCGCCCTTGCGGGAGAGTGGTCGTCAGTGCAGCAGGATATGCTCGTAGAACTGATCGACCTGTGGGTCGGCATGCTGCCTGAAACCGAAGCCGAAGCGCGCCATGCGGAGATCGCTCCCGACCTGCACGAAACCCGGTTCGCCTGGCATGGCCCGGTCGACGGCAGCGGCAGCGTGTATTACCGCATTCAGGGACCGCGTCTCCTGATCGAATTCTCCACGCAGGGCAATATCGGAGACGACGCCGGACATAATCATTCCGTGTACCGGGACCCGACCAGGGAATACGGGGGCACGCTATGA
- a CDS encoding type II toxin-antitoxin system HipA family toxin, with amino-acid sequence MTHAEVRLWGSTVGAVTLEDGKEVADFEFAPTFLESGIQLAPLTMPLSERVYGFPLLRRESFYGLPGMLADSLPDRFGHAVINAWLAGQGRPPDSLNAVERLCYTGSRGMGALEFVPATGPRSNQGQRLQVDRLVALASEILQQREALRLSYDAQDDAAPLQEILRVGTSAGGARAKAVIAWNPQTKEVRSGQADVGAGFEHWLIKFDGVGGEHDGTWAAPEGYGAIEYAYYLMARDADIEMADCRLFEEGGRRHFMTRRFDRLPDGAKLHMQSLGAMAHFDFNEAGAYSYEQALMVIWELGLSMSAIEEQFRRMAFNVFARNQDDHVKNIAFLMDRAGAWALAPAFDLTYACNPEGKWTSIHQMTLNGKQEAFTMEDFRACARAASMKRGRAEAICAEVHEVVSHWPDYAEEARVEALQRDAIQKRIEEAAIL; translated from the coding sequence ATGACGCACGCCGAAGTCAGACTTTGGGGAAGCACGGTCGGCGCTGTTACCCTTGAGGACGGTAAAGAGGTCGCCGATTTTGAGTTTGCCCCGACATTTCTGGAAAGCGGCATACAGCTGGCGCCTCTTACCATGCCCCTGTCCGAAAGGGTATACGGGTTTCCTCTGCTGCGCCGCGAATCGTTTTACGGCCTTCCCGGCATGTTGGCGGATTCTCTGCCGGACCGTTTCGGGCATGCTGTGATCAATGCCTGGCTGGCGGGACAGGGGAGACCGCCGGATTCGCTCAATGCCGTCGAGCGGCTGTGTTACACAGGGTCTCGCGGGATGGGCGCCCTGGAATTCGTGCCCGCAACAGGACCTCGATCGAATCAAGGACAGCGTCTTCAGGTAGATCGGCTGGTGGCGTTGGCTTCCGAAATCCTGCAACAACGCGAAGCATTGCGTTTGTCCTATGACGCGCAAGACGACGCAGCGCCGCTTCAGGAAATCCTGCGGGTGGGCACATCCGCAGGAGGCGCCCGCGCAAAGGCGGTGATCGCCTGGAACCCTCAAACAAAAGAGGTTCGCTCGGGGCAGGCAGACGTTGGCGCCGGGTTCGAACACTGGTTGATCAAGTTCGACGGCGTGGGCGGGGAACACGACGGAACGTGGGCGGCCCCCGAAGGATACGGCGCCATCGAATATGCCTATTACCTTATGGCGCGGGACGCCGATATCGAAATGGCCGATTGCCGCTTGTTCGAAGAAGGCGGGAGGCGGCATTTCATGACCCGGCGCTTCGATCGGTTGCCCGATGGGGCAAAGCTGCATATGCAGTCGTTGGGGGCGATGGCGCACTTCGATTTCAACGAGGCAGGCGCCTATTCTTATGAACAGGCGCTTATGGTTATTTGGGAACTGGGGCTTTCGATGAGCGCGATAGAGGAACAGTTCCGTCGCATGGCTTTCAATGTCTTTGCCCGCAACCAGGACGATCACGTTAAAAACATCGCTTTTCTCATGGACAGGGCCGGAGCATGGGCGCTGGCGCCCGCATTCGACCTGACCTATGCCTGCAATCCGGAGGGCAAGTGGACATCTATCCACCAGATGACGCTGAACGGAAAACAGGAAGCCTTCACTATGGAAGATTTTCGCGCATGCGCCCGGGCCGCCTCTATGAAACGGGGGCGTGCGGAAGCTATTTGCGCCGAGGTTCACGAGGTCGTTTCGCACTGGCCGGACTACGCGGAAGAAGCGCGTGTCGAAGCCCTGCAACGAGACGCGATCCAAAAGCGTATTGAGGAAGCGGCTATCCTGTAA
- a CDS encoding helix-turn-helix transcriptional regulator, with protein sequence MSFQNLNTDEYLLAELGKRIARQRLDMGVTQADLAFEAGISKRTLERIEAGEPVQFTSIIRVLRALHLVPNLDVLVPKPGPRPMDILNMQGKQRQRARSPKTGTVREQPSAWRWGDET encoded by the coding sequence ATGTCTTTTCAAAATCTGAATACCGACGAATACCTGCTTGCCGAACTCGGCAAGCGTATTGCCCGCCAGCGTCTCGATATGGGTGTTACCCAGGCCGATCTTGCTTTCGAAGCGGGAATATCCAAACGTACGCTGGAGCGCATCGAAGCGGGCGAACCGGTGCAATTCACCAGTATTATCCGTGTGCTCAGGGCATTGCATCTCGTTCCGAATCTCGATGTGCTGGTACCGAAACCCGGTCCACGGCCTATGGACATCCTGAACATGCAAGGTAAGCAGCGTCAACGGGCGCGGTCTCCCAAAACAGGGACCGTGAGAGAACAACCCTCAGCGTGGCGATGGGGAGATGAAACATGA
- the metF gene encoding 5,10-methylenetetrahydrofolate reductase (MTHFR; catalyzes NADH-linked reduction of 5,10-methylenetetrahydrofolate to 5-methyltetrahydrofolate using FAD as a cofactor), whose translation MSPRTMTFSLEFFPPRTALAEERLEANLPTLLALEPRFISVSCGAAGSSQEGTFELVQALRTNHRVTCCPHMSSVGRTRTRIARVVRAYAELGVRRCIALRGDKPDGYVPSEAHYTSSWELIAGLRDVVPEFEIGVGCYPEGHPEDRSPDDRFTILERKVEAGAHFAISQLFFETDAFLTFRDGCARRGIAAPVWPGIMPIHNPTRVFGFADKCGAVVPDALRARFEGKSDEETFELARDVVCKQALRLKAEGVEHMHLYTLNRHRLAAEIVRALKT comes from the coding sequence GTGTCGCCCCGCACAATGACCTTCTCCCTGGAATTCTTTCCGCCGCGTACAGCGCTTGCCGAGGAACGGCTCGAAGCCAATCTTCCCACGCTGCTTGCGCTGGAGCCGCGCTTCATAAGCGTGTCCTGCGGAGCGGCGGGGTCGTCGCAGGAGGGCACGTTCGAACTGGTGCAGGCATTGCGCACCAACCACCGCGTGACGTGCTGCCCCCACATGTCAAGTGTCGGCCGCACCCGCACCCGGATCGCCCGCGTGGTGCGTGCGTATGCCGAGCTTGGCGTCCGGCGCTGCATTGCCCTGCGAGGCGACAAGCCGGACGGCTATGTGCCGAGTGAAGCCCACTACACCTCGTCCTGGGAGTTGATCGCGGGACTCAGGGATGTCGTCCCGGAGTTTGAAATAGGCGTCGGGTGCTATCCGGAAGGGCATCCCGAAGACCGTAGTCCCGACGACCGGTTCACGATCCTGGAACGCAAGGTGGAGGCCGGCGCCCATTTCGCGATTTCGCAGCTTTTCTTCGAGACGGACGCCTTCCTGACGTTTCGGGACGGGTGCGCCCGGCGTGGGATCGCAGCGCCCGTCTGGCCGGGTATCATGCCAATCCATAACCCGACCCGGGTATTCGGGTTTGCCGACAAATGCGGAGCGGTGGTGCCGGATGCGCTGCGCGCCCGATTCGAGGGAAAAAGCGACGAAGAAACGTTTGAACTCGCCCGGGATGTCGTCTGCAAACAGGCCTTGCGGCTAAAAGCGGAAGGGGTGGAGCACATGCACCTGTATACGCTGAACCGGCACCGGCTGGCGGCAGAAATTGTCCGGGCGCTGAAAACATGA
- the metH gene encoding methionine synthase, with protein sequence MNSRTKRLDWLHQTMSRRIVLLDGAYGTMAQSLGLDEDAFRGQRFRDSERDLRGNIDVLCLTQPHAIVGIHEQYLAAGADILTTNSFTANGPSQADYGLEHLVFEMNRSAAALAREAADRWTRRTGEFRLVAGSVGPTNRTLSMSPKVEDPGYRATTFEELSSTYYEAANGLYQGGADLVLLETIFDTLNAKAALYAIGRLERDTGATIPVIVSGTVTDRSGRTLSGQTLEAFFISIRHARPLAVGLNCAFGACDLDRHIRDLSHIADTPISLHPNAGLPNEFGAYDETPETTAAILKGIAEDRVVNILGGCCGMTPAHIEAIRDAVASAAPRKTPEAKRRMRLSGLEPLTRTETTGLLHIGERTNVAGSRVFLRCIRNEDFPGALKIAAEQVTGGANIIDVNMDEGMLDSKAVMQRFLNLLASEPGISRVPVMVDSSRFEVLKAGLECLQGKGVANSISLKEGEDVFLHQARTIRDLGHALVVMAFDEEGQATTIERRVEICARSYALLVEQLGFAPEDIVFDPNILAIATGIEEHNEYARSFIDSIPRIKAACPGALVSGGVSNVSFAFRGNGPVRRAMHAVFLYHATRAGLDMAILNAGSLIAYDDIPDALREAVEDAILNRRSDATERLLEIAQDVGNTPETSHAVVDAWRELPVEARLEHALVHGLDEHILSDVEEARLAAERPLHVIEGPLMNGMNRVGDLFGAGKMFLPQVVKSARVMKQAVEYLVPFMRGDETASLARGRGKVVMATVKGDVHDIGKNIVSVVLQCNGFTVEDLGVMTPCQRILDTAREKHADMIGLSGLITPSLDEMVHVAGEMQKQGFGMPLLIGGATTSPIHTSVKIDPAYAGPVVYVKDASRAVGVMKELVGDRRSDYVRSVDLEHVARRKRHAGPKRRLPSLTLDAARANRFDGDWDAYPPPRPGRPGVHTIDPQPLEELVEYIDWRPFFSAWEMQGLFPAILEDPVKGEAARELYDAGRTMLDRIVKEEWLLTRGVCGLFPAAATEDDDIIVFTDESRRTERMRLSTLRQQRALPEGRPHRALSDFVAPVGQSVDDWIGAFAVTAGLGASERTAAFKQAGDDYSAIMLQALADRLAEAFAEYLHLRVRRELWGYAAGESLDNADLIAESYRGIRPAPGYPACPEHSEKQKLWELLDIRERIGVELTESWAMLPGASVSGWYFSHPKARYFDVGLIGKDQVEDYARRKGLPVAEAERLLRPNLGYEV encoded by the coding sequence ATGAACAGCAGAACGAAGCGCCTCGACTGGCTGCACCAGACAATGAGCAGGCGCATTGTCCTGCTGGATGGGGCATACGGCACGATGGCGCAGTCCCTTGGACTGGACGAAGACGCCTTTCGCGGACAGCGATTCAGGGACTCCGAACGGGATCTCAGGGGCAACATCGATGTCCTGTGCCTGACACAGCCGCATGCAATCGTCGGGATCCACGAGCAATATCTGGCCGCCGGGGCAGACATCCTGACCACGAACAGTTTCACGGCGAACGGGCCGTCCCAGGCCGACTACGGCCTGGAACATCTCGTGTTCGAAATGAACCGGAGCGCGGCGGCGCTTGCACGCGAGGCAGCCGACCGGTGGACCCGCCGAACGGGTGAATTCAGGCTGGTGGCGGGCAGCGTGGGCCCCACCAACCGCACGCTGTCCATGTCGCCCAAGGTCGAAGACCCCGGCTACCGGGCAACGACGTTCGAAGAACTGAGCAGCACGTACTACGAGGCGGCAAACGGCCTGTACCAGGGCGGCGCCGATCTGGTGCTGCTGGAAACGATTTTCGATACGCTGAACGCGAAAGCGGCTCTGTACGCGATCGGCCGGCTCGAGCGGGATACGGGCGCAACGATTCCGGTAATCGTATCGGGCACCGTCACCGACCGGTCGGGACGCACGCTGTCAGGGCAAACGCTGGAGGCGTTTTTCATTTCCATTCGGCATGCCCGCCCACTGGCAGTGGGCCTCAACTGTGCGTTCGGGGCCTGCGATCTCGACCGGCACATCCGGGATTTATCCCATATCGCCGACACGCCGATCAGCCTGCACCCCAACGCCGGCTTGCCGAACGAGTTCGGCGCATACGACGAGACCCCCGAAACCACGGCAGCCATTCTGAAAGGGATCGCCGAAGACCGCGTGGTGAACATACTCGGCGGCTGCTGCGGCATGACCCCGGCGCATATCGAAGCGATTCGGGATGCGGTTGCCTCGGCAGCGCCGCGCAAGACGCCGGAGGCGAAGCGGCGCATGCGGTTATCGGGCCTCGAACCACTTACCAGGACGGAGACCACCGGCCTGCTGCACATCGGCGAGCGCACCAACGTGGCCGGTTCAAGGGTTTTCCTGCGATGCATCCGGAACGAAGATTTCCCCGGCGCGCTGAAAATCGCCGCCGAACAGGTGACAGGCGGCGCCAACATCATCGATGTCAACATGGACGAGGGCATGCTCGACAGTAAGGCGGTCATGCAACGGTTCCTGAACCTGTTGGCCTCCGAACCCGGGATCAGCCGCGTACCGGTCATGGTGGATTCCTCGCGTTTCGAGGTGCTCAAAGCCGGTCTTGAATGCCTGCAAGGGAAAGGCGTCGCCAACTCGATCAGCCTCAAGGAAGGCGAGGACGTTTTCCTGCATCAGGCCCGGACGATCCGCGATCTGGGGCATGCGCTGGTGGTCATGGCGTTTGACGAAGAAGGACAGGCGACGACCATCGAGCGCCGGGTGGAAATATGCGCGCGCAGTTACGCACTGCTTGTGGAGCAGCTCGGCTTCGCACCCGAAGACATTGTTTTCGATCCCAATATTCTGGCCATAGCCACCGGGATCGAAGAGCACAACGAATACGCCCGCTCCTTCATCGATTCCATCCCGCGCATCAAGGCCGCCTGCCCGGGCGCACTGGTGAGCGGCGGCGTAAGCAACGTGTCCTTCGCCTTTCGGGGCAATGGCCCGGTGCGCCGCGCCATGCACGCCGTCTTCCTGTATCACGCGACCCGCGCCGGACTGGATATGGCGATCCTGAACGCAGGCTCCCTGATCGCATACGACGACATCCCGGACGCGCTGCGCGAGGCCGTCGAGGATGCCATCCTGAACCGGCGGTCCGACGCTACCGAACGATTGCTGGAGATAGCGCAAGACGTGGGCAACACGCCCGAAACGAGCCACGCCGTGGTGGATGCCTGGCGCGAGTTGCCTGTCGAAGCCCGGCTGGAGCATGCGCTGGTGCATGGCCTCGATGAACATATTCTGAGCGACGTCGAGGAAGCAAGGCTGGCGGCGGAGCGCCCGCTGCATGTGATCGAAGGACCCCTGATGAACGGCATGAACCGGGTGGGGGACCTGTTCGGCGCCGGAAAGATGTTTCTCCCGCAGGTCGTCAAATCGGCGCGGGTGATGAAGCAGGCCGTGGAATATCTCGTGCCGTTCATGCGGGGAGACGAAACCGCTTCGCTCGCGCGCGGACGTGGCAAGGTGGTGATGGCCACGGTCAAGGGCGATGTGCACGATATCGGCAAAAACATCGTCAGCGTGGTGCTGCAGTGCAATGGGTTCACGGTCGAGGACCTTGGCGTCATGACGCCTTGCCAGCGCATCCTCGACACGGCCCGCGAAAAACATGCGGACATGATCGGCCTGTCCGGGCTGATTACGCCGTCGCTCGACGAAATGGTGCATGTCGCCGGGGAAATGCAGAAGCAGGGGTTCGGTATGCCGCTGCTGATCGGCGGCGCAACCACCTCGCCGATTCATACATCGGTCAAGATCGATCCGGCGTATGCCGGACCCGTCGTGTACGTGAAGGATGCTTCCCGCGCCGTGGGGGTGATGAAGGAACTGGTCGGGGACCGGCGCAGCGACTATGTCAGATCGGTGGATCTCGAGCATGTCGCCCGGCGAAAACGACATGCCGGGCCAAAGCGCCGGCTGCCGAGCCTGACCCTCGATGCTGCCCGGGCAAACCGGTTCGATGGAGACTGGGATGCCTACCCCCCGCCAAGGCCGGGCCGACCCGGTGTGCATACCATCGACCCGCAACCGCTTGAAGAACTCGTCGAGTATATCGACTGGCGGCCGTTTTTCTCGGCCTGGGAAATGCAGGGGCTGTTCCCCGCCATCCTCGAGGATCCGGTAAAAGGCGAGGCTGCGCGCGAACTCTATGACGCCGGGCGCACCATGCTGGATCGCATCGTGAAAGAGGAGTGGCTCCTCACACGCGGCGTGTGCGGCCTCTTTCCGGCGGCAGCGACGGAGGACGACGATATCATTGTTTTTACCGACGAGTCACGGCGCACCGAACGGATGCGCCTCTCGACGCTCCGCCAGCAGCGGGCATTGCCCGAAGGCAGACCGCATCGCGCCTTGTCGGACTTTGTCGCGCCTGTCGGGCAGAGCGTGGACGACTGGATCGGGGCATTCGCCGTCACCGCAGGATTGGGGGCATCGGAACGGACCGCCGCCTTCAAGCAGGCAGGCGACGATTACAGCGCCATCATGCTGCAGGCGCTGGCGGATCGGCTGGCCGAAGCCTTCGCCGAGTACCTGCACCTTCGGGTGCGCCGCGAATTATGGGGTTATGCGGCCGGGGAATCGCTGGACAATGCCGATCTGATTGCAGAATCGTACCGGGGCATTCGCCCCGCTCCGGGCTACCCGGCCTGCCCGGAACACAGCGAAAAACAGAAACTCTGGGAGTTGCTGGACATCCGGGAACGCATCGGTGTGGAACTCACCGAATCCTGGGCGATGCTGCCCGGCGCTTCCGTCAGCGGGTGGTACTTTTCGCACCCGAAGGCGCGCTACTTCGACGTGGGGTTGATCGGCAAAGATCAGGTCGAGGACTATGCCCGGCGGAAGGGGCTGCCGGTTGCAGAGGCCGAACGGCTGCTCCGGCCCAACCTCGGGTACGAGGTCTGA